The genomic segment AACGGCGCCCAGTGCTGAATCCCGCGGTGCAGCCACGTCTTCGCACGCTGGTGAAGCTGTGCGTCAGCGAACAGCAGCGCACCGCCGCGGCCGGCGGTGAGCAACTTCGACCCGCCGAAGCTCAGCGTGCCGACGTCCCCCCACGTGCCGGCCGGTCGCCCCTCTACTATCGCTCCGGGCGCCTGCGCGGCGTCTTCGACGACGCCCACGCCCCGCGCCCGCGCGATGTCCATGACCGCCCGCATGGGGACGAGTCCACCGTGCAGGTGCGAGCAGACGACGGCTTTCGTCTGCGGGGTGAGCGCGGCTTCCAGATTGGCCGGGTCGAGGTTCCAGTTCGCGGGGTGAACGTCGATCAGCACCGGTTTCGCGCCGAGCGCGTGCAGCGTGAGGAAGTTCGATTCGTAGTCGTAAGCGGCCATCACCACTTCGTCGCCCGGCCCGACGCGGAGCGCCCGCAGCGCGGCCTCGACCCCGAGCGTGCCGCTGGCGCAGGTCAGCGCGTGCGGCACGCCGTGGAACGCGGCCAACTCGGCTTCGAGCGCGCCGACGTGCTCGCCGTGGTACTGCCCCCACGCACCGGACGCCGTCGCGGCCCCGAGCGCGGCGAGCACGTCGGCGTCCGGGAGCGGCCACGCGGGCGGGCCGCCGGGAAACAGCGGCGGGCCGCCGAGCAGCGCGGGGAGGTCTACTTGCATGCGGCGATTGGGAGGTGTCCCCCCGGTTAAATGTCCCTGCGTGTTGCGTCGATAAGAACGGGGGGACTTCCACCCGTCGC from the Frigoriglobus tundricola genome contains:
- a CDS encoding DegT/DnrJ/EryC1/StrS family aminotransferase; translation: MQVDLPALLGGPPLFPGGPPAWPLPDADVLAALGAATASGAWGQYHGEHVGALEAELAAFHGVPHALTCASGTLGVEAALRALRVGPGDEVVMAAYDYESNFLTLHALGAKPVLIDVHPANWNLDPANLEAALTPQTKAVVCSHLHGGLVPMRAVMDIARARGVGVVEDAAQAPGAIVEGRPAGTWGDVGTLSFGGSKLLTAGRGGALLFADAQLHQRAKTWLHRGIQHWAPLSELQAAALRPQLRKLKDATRHRGGRVRELVEALGGPPPPAEEPTPPAPLPEGRGEKEEDPFPGPSLRGGENDHRIGGAFGEPREASRAVTPLPEGRGAGGVGLSPFTNATLDSFAAYYKLGFRYDPVTFGLSRELFVKALRAEGVAFDAGFKALHIGRSPSRFRAAGDLAHAAAAHAGCVILHHPVLSGATGDVRRVAEAVAKVYRYRGDLERP